From Acinetobacter suaedae, one genomic window encodes:
- the hisC gene encoding histidinol-phosphate transaminase: protein MTFTTEQMRFWSPEVRELEPYVPGEQPKIQNLLKLNTNENPYPPSPKVVEAVQAVLSNQADALRLYPDPDATALKQAIAKQQNVDVEQVFVGNGSDEVLAHIFKAFFIQKEPILYPDITYSFYPVYSQFFRIETKQIPLNEMFEIDVSDYQQENGGIIITNPNAPTSIALGLAEIEKVLQANPNRVVVIDEAYVDFGAETAVQLVSRYDNLVVCQTTSKSRSLAGLRVGFAIAQSHLIAALEAVKNSFNSYPIDRFAIAAAVASFEDQGYFEAQCQKVIQSREKLVNDLNTLGFNILPSKANFIFATHPQHDAAQLAQQLREQGIIVRYFNKPRINQFLRITIGTDEQNQRLVETLKTKIL from the coding sequence ATGACATTTACTACAGAACAAATGCGTTTTTGGAGTCCTGAGGTTCGTGAATTAGAGCCCTATGTGCCTGGTGAACAACCAAAAATTCAGAATTTACTTAAACTGAATACCAATGAAAATCCATATCCGCCTTCACCAAAGGTGGTGGAAGCCGTTCAAGCTGTATTATCCAATCAAGCCGATGCTTTACGTCTATATCCTGATCCAGATGCAACTGCATTAAAACAAGCGATTGCAAAACAGCAAAATGTGGATGTTGAGCAAGTTTTTGTTGGTAATGGTTCGGATGAGGTGTTGGCTCATATCTTTAAAGCATTCTTTATTCAAAAAGAACCGATCCTTTATCCTGATATTACTTATAGTTTTTATCCTGTTTATAGTCAGTTTTTTAGGATTGAAACGAAGCAAATTCCATTGAATGAAATGTTTGAAATAGATGTTTCAGATTATCAACAAGAAAATGGAGGCATCATTATTACCAACCCCAATGCGCCTACAAGTATTGCGTTAGGATTGGCGGAGATAGAAAAAGTATTACAGGCAAATCCAAATCGTGTGGTTGTAATAGATGAAGCTTATGTCGATTTTGGTGCTGAGACAGCTGTTCAATTAGTCAGTCGTTATGACAATCTCGTTGTTTGCCAAACGACATCTAAGTCACGTTCGCTTGCGGGTCTGCGTGTGGGTTTTGCGATTGCACAAAGTCATTTAATTGCTGCACTTGAAGCGGTAAAAAATAGTTTTAACTCTTATCCAATTGATCGTTTCGCGATTGCAGCAGCAGTCGCTTCATTTGAAGATCAAGGTTATTTTGAAGCACAATGCCAAAAAGTGATTCAAAGTCGAGAGAAATTGGTTAATGATTTAAATACGCTTGGCTTCAACATTTTACCGTCAAAGGCAAATTTTATTTTTGCTACTCACCCTCAACATGATGCAGCACAGCTTGCTCAGCAGCTTCGTGAACAGGGAATTATTGTTCGTTATTTTAATAAACCAAGAATTAATCAATTCTTGCGTATCACGATCGGTACGGATGAGCAAAATCAACGTTTGGTTGAGACGCTCAAAACAAAGATATTATAA
- the hisD gene encoding histidinol dehydrogenase, which yields MRRLSTQDQNFKQTFAELLAFETVNDPQLIQTVDQIIADVRQYGDDHVLKLTQQFDRHPAHQFSDLELTQAQLKTAFDGLSTEIREALELAAKRIRSFHQAQKQEGWTYVDELGNTLGQKVTPLDRVGIYVPGGLASYPSSVLMNALPAHVAGVPEIIMVVPAPNGELNPLVLAAAHLAGVSRVFTIGGAQAVAALAYGTQTIPPVDKITGPGNRFVAAAKRAVFGQVGIDMIAGPSEILVYAEGENNADWLAMDVLSQAEHDTVAQAIFITPDEALLNAVEAAIEKHLNELPKAEIARTSIQNRGALVLVKDRAEAIELINQVAPEHLELCLDEAELMSQDIRHAGAIFMGRYTPEAIGDYCAGPNHVLPTSGTARFSSPLGVYDFQKRSSLIMCSRDGVKTLAKTADVLAVQENLDAHARSARYRYQ from the coding sequence ATGCGACGTTTATCGACTCAGGATCAGAATTTTAAACAAACATTTGCTGAGCTTTTGGCATTTGAAACTGTGAATGATCCTCAATTAATTCAAACTGTAGACCAGATTATTGCAGATGTTCGTCAGTATGGCGATGATCATGTACTTAAGTTAACGCAGCAGTTCGATCGACATCCAGCGCATCAATTTTCTGATTTAGAACTGACACAAGCACAACTTAAGACTGCCTTTGATGGTTTAAGTACTGAAATTCGTGAAGCCTTAGAGTTGGCAGCAAAACGTATTCGTTCATTCCATCAGGCGCAGAAGCAAGAGGGTTGGACTTACGTAGATGAACTAGGTAATACCTTAGGACAGAAGGTTACTCCGCTTGATCGAGTGGGAATCTATGTGCCTGGTGGATTAGCATCTTACCCATCCTCTGTGCTGATGAATGCTTTACCCGCACATGTAGCGGGTGTACCTGAAATTATTATGGTGGTTCCAGCACCGAATGGTGAACTTAATCCCTTGGTTTTAGCTGCAGCGCATTTGGCTGGTGTTAGTCGAGTTTTTACCATTGGTGGTGCGCAGGCTGTTGCTGCGTTGGCGTATGGCACACAGACCATTCCTCCTGTAGACAAAATTACTGGACCAGGCAATCGATTTGTTGCAGCAGCGAAACGTGCTGTATTTGGTCAAGTCGGTATTGATATGATCGCAGGGCCTTCTGAAATTTTGGTCTATGCCGAAGGTGAAAATAATGCCGATTGGTTAGCGATGGATGTGTTATCTCAAGCTGAACACGATACAGTTGCTCAAGCGATTTTTATTACACCTGATGAGGCACTTCTCAATGCCGTTGAAGCTGCGATTGAAAAACATTTAAATGAATTACCAAAAGCAGAAATTGCGCGAACTTCAATTCAAAATCGCGGTGCATTGGTATTGGTCAAAGACCGTGCTGAAGCGATTGAACTGATCAACCAAGTGGCCCCTGAGCATTTGGAGCTTTGTTTGGATGAGGCTGAATTGATGAGTCAAGACATTCGTCATGCAGGTGCGATCTTTATGGGACGTTATACACCAGAAGCAATCGGAGACTATTGTGCGGGACCAAACCACGTCTTGCCAACATCGGGCACCGCACGTTTCTCATCACCATTAGGTGTGTATGATTTTCAAAAGCGTTCAAGCTTGATTATGTGTTCAAGAGATGGGGTTAAAACCTTGGCAAAAACTGCTGATGTACTCGCAGTACAAGAAAATCTTGATGCTCACGCACGTTCAGCACGTTACCGTTACCAATAA
- a CDS encoding carboxymuconolactone decarboxylase family protein, which produces MATLNTHPKTHLPEAIRSLYQVHQNIDDSALLERSLYHLVLLQASQINQCAFCIKMHIAEALADGETQTRLDRLIVWRHCSDFSAQEKAAFAWVEALTHLQSQTDYQPLRVELLKYFNEQQISALTLLIGMINLWNRIGISQH; this is translated from the coding sequence ATGGCAACGCTAAATACTCATCCGAAAACACATTTACCAGAAGCAATTCGGTCTCTCTATCAAGTACATCAAAATATTGACGATTCTGCTTTACTTGAACGATCACTCTATCATCTTGTTCTGCTACAAGCCTCACAAATCAATCAATGTGCCTTTTGCATCAAAATGCACATTGCTGAGGCGCTAGCCGACGGGGAAACACAAACACGTTTAGATCGCTTGATTGTTTGGCGTCATTGTTCGGATTTTAGTGCGCAAGAGAAAGCTGCATTTGCTTGGGTAGAAGCACTCACCCATTTACAATCGCAAACAGATTACCAACCACTTCGTGTCGAGTTACTTAAATACTTCAATGAACAGCAAATCTCTGCTTTAACTTTATTGATTGGCATGATTAATTTATGGAATCGTATCGGCATTTCTCAACACTAA
- a CDS encoding sigma factor, whose product MNKSTNFSQDDLNLFQASRTFLFGLAYRLLGSTSDAEDALQDIFIKWQQQPKHEIIHPQAWLTTICTRHCIDLLRSHHKSRTDYIGTWLPEPYHHTEELLVESDYTLSTAFLLILEKLSVKERAAYILHEIFNLDYAEISDILLEQQNYCRQLVTRSKKRIAEQPKVLSTIPTSHQITLLNAFKDAIHSHDLDQLKALLSEDILFAADGGGKVSAIRQPFTDLTSVLRFFERLLFQAWTELSWEMCYLNGNIGFKLYDQQHHCVIVLTFHFDQQHISNIYVLRNPEKLK is encoded by the coding sequence ATGAATAAATCAACCAATTTTAGTCAAGACGACTTAAATCTATTTCAGGCAAGCCGAACATTTCTGTTTGGTCTTGCCTATCGACTTTTAGGTTCAACAAGTGATGCAGAGGATGCATTACAGGATATTTTTATCAAATGGCAACAACAACCCAAACATGAAATTATCCATCCACAAGCTTGGCTTACCACCATATGCACAAGACATTGTATCGATCTATTGCGCTCTCATCACAAATCTCGGACAGATTATATCGGAACATGGTTGCCTGAACCCTATCATCATACTGAAGAGTTATTGGTCGAATCCGATTACACCCTTTCCACTGCCTTTCTGCTCATCTTAGAAAAACTGTCTGTCAAAGAGCGTGCCGCTTATATATTGCATGAGATATTCAATCTTGATTACGCTGAAATTTCAGACATACTTTTAGAACAGCAAAATTATTGTCGCCAATTGGTGACTCGCAGTAAGAAACGGATTGCAGAGCAGCCCAAAGTACTTTCGACCATACCGACTTCTCATCAGATAACTTTACTGAATGCATTCAAAGATGCGATTCATTCACACGATCTAGATCAACTTAAAGCACTTTTAAGTGAAGATATTTTATTTGCAGCCGATGGCGGTGGTAAAGTTTCCGCAATTCGACAACCCTTTACAGATCTGACCAGTGTACTACGCTTTTTTGAACGTTTACTATTTCAAGCATGGACTGAGTTATCTTGGGAAATGTGTTATTTGAATGGCAATATCGGTTTCAAACTATATGATCAGCAACATCATTGTGTGATCGTACTAACTTTTCATTTTGATCAACAACACATCTCCAACATTTATGTTTTGCGCAACCCAGAAAAACTCAAATAA
- the hisG gene encoding ATP phosphoribosyltransferase produces MNDLRNDDPNFDVMGNFDHGLTLALSKGRILKETLPLLENAGINLLEDPDKSRKLIFPTTHKKVRILILRASDVPTYVENGAADFGVAGKDVLMEHGAQHVYELLDLKIANCKLMTAGKVGMERPKGRLKIATKYVNLTRQYYASLGEQVDVIKLYGSMELAPLVGLGDYIVDVVDTGNTLRANGLEPLEEICKVSSRLIVNKASFKRKQALLNPILTQLEQAINNR; encoded by the coding sequence ATGAATGACTTAAGAAACGATGATCCAAATTTTGATGTGATGGGCAATTTTGATCATGGTTTAACTTTAGCACTCAGTAAAGGTCGTATCTTAAAGGAAACATTACCGTTACTAGAAAATGCAGGTATCAATCTACTTGAAGATCCTGATAAATCTCGTAAATTAATTTTTCCAACCACTCATAAGAAAGTTCGTATTTTAATTTTACGTGCTTCTGATGTACCGACTTATGTCGAAAATGGTGCAGCTGATTTTGGTGTGGCGGGCAAAGATGTATTGATGGAACATGGTGCACAACATGTTTATGAGTTGCTTGATCTAAAAATTGCAAACTGTAAGTTAATGACTGCAGGTAAAGTGGGTATGGAACGTCCGAAAGGTCGTTTAAAGATCGCGACTAAATATGTCAATTTAACCCGTCAATACTATGCAAGCTTAGGTGAGCAGGTTGATGTGATTAAACTTTACGGATCAATGGAACTTGCACCTTTGGTTGGTTTAGGTGATTACATTGTTGACGTGGTAGATACAGGTAATACTTTACGTGCCAATGGTTTGGAACCTTTGGAAGAAATTTGCAAAGTATCATCTCGCTTGATCGTCAACAAAGCAAGTTTTAAGCGTAAACAAGCTTTACTCAATCCAATTCTGACGCAGCTTGAGCAGGCGATTAATAATCGCTAA
- the murA gene encoding UDP-N-acetylglucosamine 1-carboxyvinyltransferase, which produces MDKFLITGGVKLEGEVRISGAKNAALPLLAAMILADSPITLTNVPNLKDVNTLVKLIAGLGVTMSYEGDTVRADASTLDNQFAPYELVKTMRASILVLGPLLARYGNAKVSLPGGCAIGSRPVDQHLKALEALGAHIEVENGYVHASVDGRLKGGEVIFDMVTVGGTENILMAAALAEGVTTIRNAAREPEITDLAQMLIKMGAKIEGLDTDTLVVTGVESLHGCEYAVVADRIETGSYLAAAAITGGRVKTTHTDPSLLEAVLDKFEEMGAEVTRGDDWIELDMLGKRPKAVSFRTLPHPEFPTDMQAQIMAVNAVGRGFATISETIFENRFMHVPELSRMGANIQVEGHDAVVTGVEKLQAAPVMATDLRASFSLVLAALVAEGETLVDRIYHIDRGYEHVEEKLQSLGAQIKRVKG; this is translated from the coding sequence ATGGATAAATTTTTAATTACGGGCGGTGTTAAGCTCGAGGGTGAAGTGCGCATTTCTGGTGCTAAAAATGCAGCTTTACCTTTACTTGCAGCGATGATTCTAGCTGATTCTCCGATTACGCTTACCAATGTTCCAAATCTAAAAGATGTAAATACATTAGTAAAATTAATTGCTGGTCTCGGTGTGACCATGAGTTATGAAGGTGATACTGTTCGAGCTGATGCTTCAACATTAGACAATCAGTTTGCACCTTATGAACTGGTAAAAACCATGCGTGCTTCAATCTTGGTGCTTGGACCATTATTGGCGCGCTATGGAAATGCAAAAGTATCATTACCAGGTGGTTGTGCAATTGGCTCACGTCCTGTGGATCAACATTTAAAAGCTTTAGAAGCTTTAGGTGCACATATTGAAGTTGAAAATGGTTATGTTCATGCATCAGTTGATGGTCGCTTGAAGGGTGGCGAAGTCATTTTTGATATGGTTACCGTGGGTGGTACCGAAAATATCTTGATGGCAGCAGCATTAGCAGAGGGTGTAACCACGATTCGTAATGCAGCGCGTGAGCCTGAAATCACTGACCTTGCGCAAATGCTGATCAAAATGGGTGCTAAAATTGAAGGTTTAGATACCGATACGCTTGTAGTTACAGGTGTTGAAAGCTTGCATGGCTGTGAATATGCTGTGGTTGCTGATCGTATCGAAACGGGTTCATATTTAGCTGCTGCTGCGATTACAGGCGGTCGAGTCAAAACAACACATACTGATCCTAGCTTGCTTGAAGCTGTGTTGGATAAGTTTGAGGAAATGGGTGCAGAAGTCACGCGTGGTGATGACTGGATTGAGTTGGATATGCTGGGTAAACGCCCTAAAGCAGTGAGCTTTAGAACATTACCTCATCCTGAATTTCCAACTGATATGCAGGCACAAATCATGGCAGTTAATGCGGTTGGTCGCGGTTTTGCCACAATTTCAGAAACGATTTTCGAAAACCGTTTTATGCATGTTCCTGAACTTTCACGTATGGGTGCTAACATTCAAGTCGAAGGACATGATGCGGTTGTAACAGGGGTCGAAAAACTTCAAGCAGCGCCTGTAATGGCAACTGATTTACGAGCTTCTTTCTCTTTAGTTCTTGCTGCATTGGTTGCAGAGGGGGAAACGTTAGTTGATCGTATCTACCATATAGATCGTGGTTATGAACACGTGGAAGAAAAGTTGCAAAGTTTAGGTGCTCAGATTAAGCGAGTAAAAGGATGA
- the ibaG gene encoding BolA family iron metabolism protein IbaG — protein sequence MNSEQLTQILKEAFPEAEVAVSGQAGKFDLRIVDDQFEGKRTVSRQQAVYAPLNSYIASGAVHAVTIRAMTKDEWRKASLFGA from the coding sequence ATGAATAGTGAGCAGCTCACGCAAATTTTAAAAGAAGCTTTCCCTGAAGCAGAAGTAGCAGTGAGCGGACAAGCTGGAAAATTTGACCTACGTATTGTTGATGATCAGTTTGAAGGTAAACGTACCGTTAGTCGTCAACAAGCCGTTTATGCACCTTTAAATTCTTATATTGCGAGTGGTGCAGTCCATGCTGTAACGATTCGTGCAATGACAAAAGACGAATGGCGCAAAGCAAGCCTTTTCGGAGCTTAA
- the hpf gene encoding ribosome hibernation-promoting factor, HPF/YfiA family, with protein MQITIRGHHLTITPAIEENIKAKFSQMTKHLDQVNSMQIKLAKDHQVDKRSHKGSANHIAEAIIRLPGVELFAQATADDMYTSIKKLTDKLKRQLAKHRKIQCSYQHELALLS; from the coding sequence ATGCAAATAACAATTCGTGGACACCATTTAACTATTACACCAGCAATTGAAGAAAATATAAAAGCGAAGTTCAGCCAAATGACCAAGCATCTAGATCAAGTGAATAGTATGCAGATCAAGTTGGCCAAAGATCATCAGGTAGATAAACGATCACATAAGGGGAGTGCAAATCATATTGCAGAGGCGATTATCCGTCTTCCTGGGGTGGAATTATTTGCACAAGCAACAGCTGATGATATGTATACTTCGATTAAGAAATTAACAGATAAATTAAAAAGACAACTTGCAAAACATAGAAAAATACAATGTTCTTATCAACATGAGCTTGCACTTTTAAGTTGA
- a CDS encoding RNA polymerase factor sigma-54: MKLSVGLKVANSLSLTPQLQQAIRLLQLSSLELEQEIQIQLDSNPLLEKIEESGTTESLSALESKENADLTTELNADHLPNDLPVDTEWDDVYTHQSTALGSPEYEEREDNRQVQHNLKEHILEQVNLLHFSSIDKLIAYCIVDSLDEKGFLDAELEDIQLATTRFLEEMDSDEEIELDEIIVVLKHIQHLDPIGVGSRNLAECLRIQLEALNEHAPYVSEAKNLLKYYELLISNDLNKLLKQTGLSKEQLKSAVDLLRTLKPYPGLEFNQQESDYQVPDVVVAKKDQHWQVQLNPDVMPKLRINSFYSGMIRRADQSDDNVYLRNQMLEAKNFIKSIDERHKTLLKVATCIVEHQRAFLEQGPEAMKPLVLRDVAEEVELHESTVSRVTTNKYMLTPRGLFELKYFFSSHVGTTTGGEASSTAIRAMIKKLVSNENPCKPLSDNAIAELLKVEGIEVARRTVAKYRESLHIPSSSERKVLI; the protein is encoded by the coding sequence ATGAAATTATCTGTTGGATTGAAAGTTGCGAATAGTTTGTCGTTAACTCCTCAATTACAGCAGGCGATTCGTCTTCTACAGCTATCAAGCTTAGAGCTGGAACAAGAAATTCAAATTCAGCTTGATAGTAACCCCTTACTGGAAAAAATAGAAGAATCAGGAACAACAGAAAGTCTTTCTGCACTGGAAAGTAAAGAAAATGCTGATTTGACGACGGAGTTAAATGCAGATCATTTGCCAAACGATTTGCCTGTTGATACAGAGTGGGATGATGTTTATACACACCAATCAACAGCACTGGGATCTCCTGAATATGAAGAGCGAGAAGATAATCGACAGGTTCAACATAATTTAAAAGAACATATTTTAGAACAAGTTAATTTATTGCATTTTTCCTCTATTGATAAGTTAATCGCTTATTGCATTGTTGACTCTCTTGATGAAAAGGGCTTTTTAGATGCTGAACTTGAAGATATTCAATTGGCAACTACACGCTTTTTAGAGGAGATGGACAGCGATGAAGAGATTGAATTGGATGAAATTATCGTTGTTCTTAAACATATTCAACACTTAGATCCGATTGGGGTAGGCTCGAGAAATTTAGCCGAATGTTTAAGAATTCAACTTGAAGCATTGAATGAGCATGCGCCCTATGTGAGTGAGGCGAAGAATCTTCTTAAATATTACGAGTTGCTTATTTCAAATGATTTGAATAAATTATTGAAACAAACTGGCTTGTCAAAAGAACAATTAAAGTCGGCAGTTGATTTGTTAAGAACATTAAAGCCTTATCCTGGTCTAGAATTTAATCAACAAGAGTCGGATTATCAAGTTCCCGATGTGGTCGTTGCGAAAAAGGATCAGCATTGGCAAGTACAGCTCAATCCAGATGTTATGCCAAAATTACGTATTAATTCTTTTTACTCTGGAATGATTCGTCGTGCGGATCAAAGTGATGATAATGTCTATTTACGTAATCAAATGCTTGAGGCAAAGAATTTTATAAAAAGTATCGATGAGCGCCATAAAACATTATTAAAGGTTGCGACCTGTATTGTTGAGCATCAACGGGCATTTTTAGAGCAAGGTCCTGAAGCGATGAAACCTTTGGTTTTACGCGATGTGGCGGAAGAGGTGGAATTGCATGAGTCCACCGTTTCCCGTGTGACGACCAATAAATATATGCTTACGCCACGTGGTCTATTCGAATTGAAATACTTTTTTTCTAGTCATGTGGGAACAACCACAGGTGGGGAAGCATCTTCTACTGCAATCCGCGCTATGATCAAAAAGCTAGTTTCAAATGAGAATCCATGTAAGCCGTTGTCAGATAACGCAATTGCTGAACTGTTGAAAGTGGAAGGGATTGAGGTCGCACGACGCACGGTCGCAAAATATCGAGAATCGTTACATATTCCATCATCTTCTGAAAGAAAAGTCTTGATCTGA
- a CDS encoding MlaA family lipoprotein: protein MHYSNFILLGLLTAGACSSVFAQNELANATSSTTDVQSTPTTTTQKVSTIQAIKELKHLTKDDLKVNANAAQPDEVKDPLQGLNRKIFTFNDALDRNLLKPVAIQYTAKVPEPVRSPYRQFRKNLGEPWNAVNQIIQGKPSRAAKTLGRFTINTLTTLGFADPARRLGLDTEEESFGVTLGYYGVPSGPYVMLPFFGPSTFRDGFGLAADSFGRPQKYLLDDQEGIYWSTNVLQAIDTRSQILDLEETLKGDKYSMIRDFYLQRKAFQIAEKRGDSNDISFVNGEDDFDDDSSLDSDTE from the coding sequence ATGCATTACTCCAATTTTATCTTGCTTGGGTTATTAACTGCTGGAGCATGTTCATCCGTATTTGCTCAGAATGAATTGGCAAACGCAACAAGCTCAACCACAGATGTGCAATCAACGCCAACAACCACAACTCAAAAAGTATCCACAATTCAAGCAATCAAAGAACTTAAACATTTAACTAAAGATGATTTAAAAGTAAATGCAAATGCAGCCCAACCAGATGAAGTAAAAGATCCTCTACAAGGCTTAAACCGTAAAATCTTTACCTTTAATGACGCTCTAGATCGTAATTTACTCAAACCTGTCGCTATACAGTACACGGCTAAAGTTCCAGAACCGGTACGTAGTCCCTATCGTCAATTTAGAAAAAATTTAGGAGAACCTTGGAATGCAGTCAACCAAATCATTCAAGGCAAACCTAGCCGTGCAGCAAAAACTTTAGGGCGTTTCACTATTAATACATTAACAACATTAGGTTTTGCAGATCCCGCACGTCGCTTGGGTCTAGACACTGAAGAAGAAAGTTTTGGTGTAACTCTTGGTTATTATGGCGTCCCATCTGGTCCGTATGTCATGTTACCTTTTTTCGGTCCAAGTACATTCCGTGATGGTTTTGGTTTAGCTGCAGATAGTTTTGGTCGCCCACAAAAATACTTATTAGATGATCAAGAAGGTATTTATTGGTCAACCAATGTACTACAAGCTATTGATACACGTTCACAAATTCTAGATCTTGAGGAAACACTCAAAGGCGATAAATACTCAATGATTCGCGACTTCTATTTACAACGCAAAGCGTTCCAAATCGCGGAAAAACGTGGTGATTCGAATGATATTTCTTTTGTGAATGGTGAAGATGATTTTGATGATGATTCCTCACTTGATAGTGATACTGAGTAA